A window of the Fulvia fulva chromosome 3, complete sequence genome harbors these coding sequences:
- a CDS encoding Serine/threonine-protein kinase gad8, whose amino-acid sequence MSWKLTKKLKETHLGAPFSSTFSRSSSQSTITDAQKSPSATATPGAQTPQTTPSTTPSTTNGSNDPQGIAASESMVNPPAAPAKPGILILTLHEGRGFSLPPGADQVFGRGPGHGNSVSTGSFTSSFMGGNSARPGSSAAQGSFRPMSASGGGINNMPSTHGRYSSRYLPYALVDFDKQQVFVNAVSGTPENPVWAGESTQYKFDVSRSTELNLSLYIRNPTAPPNSGRTQDIFIGTCRVTPTFSEDAQSGATQPPSSSDGKSAKKDKPMPPPPSSRNGEIAGVQWQEIQYGSGSIRIGLKFVETRQRSLKVEDFELLKVVGKGSFGKVMQVRKKDTNRIYALKTIRKQHIISRSEVAHTLAERSVLAQINNPFIVPLKFSFQSPDKLYFVLAFVNGGELFHHLQKEQRFDINRSRFYAAELLCALECLHGFGVIYRDLKPENILVDYVGHIALCDFGLCKLDMKDEDKTNTFCGTPEYLAPELLHGQGYTKAVDWWTLGVLLYEMLTGLPPFYDENTNEMYRKILSEPLHFPGPEIVPPAARDLLSKLLDRDATRRLGTNGAAEIKAHPFFHSIDWRKLLDRKYEPSFKPSVVDELDTANFDKEFTSEAPTDSYVEGPMLSQTMQQQFAGWSYNRPVEGLGDAGGSIVSGNAFDQR is encoded by the exons ATGTCGTGGAAGCTTACCAAGAAACTCAAGGAGACTCACCTTGGCGCCCCCTTCTCCAGCACATTCTCCCGCTCGAGTTCGCAGTCCACCATCACAGACGCACAGAAGTCCCCCTCAGCGACAGCAACCCCCGGCGCCCAGACACCGCAGACAACGCCCTCCACCACACCCAGCACCACCAATGGCTCCAACGATCCGCAAGGCATCGCTGCCTCCGAGTCCATGGTCAACCCGCCAGCCGCACCCGCAAAGCCCGGTATCCTCATCCTCACCCTCCACGAAGGCCGCGGCTTCAGTCTCCCACCAGGCGCAGATCAAGTATTCGGCAGAGGACCAGGACATGGCAACAGCGTCAGCACAGGCTCCTTCACGAGCAGCTTCATGGGCGGAAACAGTGCGAGACCTGGCTCAAGCGCGGCGCAGGGCAGTTTCAGGCCAATGTCTGCCAGTGGAGGCGGCATCAACAACATGCCGTCTACCCACGGCAGATATAGCAGCAGATACCTCCCATACGCCCTTGTGGACTTCGACAAGCAGCAAGTTTTCGTCAATGCCGTGTCCGGCACCCCTGAGAACCCTGTCTGGGCTGGTGAGAGCACACAGTACAAGTTCGATGTCAGCAGATCGACCGAGCTCAATCTCTCCCTCTACATTCGCAATCCTACCGCGCCGCCCAACTCTGGACGAACACAGGACATTTTCATTGGCACGTGCCGCGTAACACCGACCTTCTCCGAGGACGCACAATCGGGCGCAACACAACCGCCCTCGAGCTCAGACGGTAAGAGTGCGAAGAAGGACAAGCCCATGCCACCACCGCCATCATCGCGGAACGGTGAGATTGCGGGCGTACAGTGGCAGGAGATACAGTATGGCAGTGGATCAATCAGGATAGGGCTGAAGTTTGTGGAGACCAGACAACGATCGCTCAAGGTGGAGGACTTTGAGCTCTTGAAGGTGGTTGGTAAGGGCAGTTTCGGCAAGGTCATGCAGGTACGGAAGAAGGACACCAACCGAATCTACGCCCTCAAGACGATCCGGAAACAACACATCATCTCACGATCCGAAGTCGCCCACACACTCGCCGAGCGATCCGTTCTTGCACAGATCAACAACCCCTTCATCGTGCCCCTCAAGTTCTCCTTCCAGTCGCCGGACAAGCTATACTTCGTATTGGCCTTCGTGAATGGAGGAGAACTGTTCCACCACCTCCAGAAAGAGCAGAGATTCGACATTAACAGGTCAAGATTCTACGCTGCGGAACTTTTGTGTGCGCTGGAATGTCTACACGGCTTTGGTGTCATCTACCGTGATCTGAAACCAGAGAACATCCTAGTCGACTATGTTGGACACATTGCGCTCTGCGATTTCGGACTGTGCAAGCTGGATATGAAGGACGAAGACAAGACTAACACTTTCTGTGGAACTCCTGAGTATCTGGCTCCCGAACTTCTACATGGACAAGGATACACCAAGGCAGTAGATTGGTGGACATTGGGTGTGCTGCTGTACGAGATGTTGACGGGTTTACCGCCATTCTACGACGAGAACACGAACGAGATGTACCGCAAGATTCTGTCAGAGCCTTTGCATTTCCCAGGACCCGAGATAGTACCACCGGCCGCACGAGACTTGTTGAGCAAGCTTCTTGACAGAGATGCTACGAGGAGATTGGGCACTAATGGTGCTGCAGAGATCAAG GCACACCCCTTCTTCCACAGCATCGACTGGCGCAAGCTCCTCGACCGAAAATACGAACCAAGCTTCAAGCCCAGCGTCGTCGACGAACTCGACACGGCCAACTTCGACAAGGAGTTCACATCAGAAGCACCCACAGACAGCTATGTCGAAGGACCCATGCTCTCACAAACCATGCAACAACAATTCGCCGGCTGGTCCTACAACCGACCGGTGGAAGGACTCGGCGATGCGGGAGGCTCCATTGTATCAGGCAATGCTTTTGACCAGCGATAG
- a CDS encoding Laccase-3, whose amino-acid sequence MRVSSVFNLIALVAPAAFAATLPNERLHLEGRKRATRFEPSRPISFDNSRSASELRRRQSGTVDITFDALVTTAWGESVSVVGSIDALGSWDSANAIALSADQYTADDPLWSATVSLASGTSFSFKYIRIGADGAITWEADPDHFYTVGNNAATISDTWQQASSTTPTTTATSTAPTPTCTNGPTSRGCWSNGLSIETDFDENWPTTGRTVSYDFTITNTTLAPDGFERQGFAINGQYPGPTIYANWGDMISVTVHNEMQNNGTSIHWHGLRLYHSNGQDGVPGVTECPIAPGRSKTYTFQATQYGTSWYHSHFSSQYGDGVLGPIVIYGPATADYDEDLGPLPITDWYYPGIYVVSSRAMHQNALAPTADNGLINGTMVSTSGGAYAQTILKAGKKHRLRLINTAVDNHFQFSLDSHSMLVIAADFVPVVPYNASWVFIGIGQRYDVIITADQEPASYWFRAESQDTAGCGSNFQNGNILSIFSYEGFESSTPESTATAYTQRCTDETEITSYWNSYIPRGEIVSPSSFAQLDTAINQSTQSDDSINLFWQVNGSPLKVDWLQPTLKSLRDGNDAAWPRSANMIELPSEGQWTYWIITEGVGSPFTVNIPHPIHLHGHDFYVLGWGTTGWTDDDAAGLNYDSPIRRDVAMLPTNGWVAIAFQTNNPGAWIMHCHIAWHADEGFSVQFLESKDSMLSIDPLPSDFQSQCDGWDAYYPTSAAYLQSDGGI is encoded by the exons ATGCGAGTATCTTCAGTCTTTAACCTAATAGCCCTTGTGGCGCCAGCTGCGTTTGCAGCCACATTACCAAACGAGAGGTTACACCTGGAGGGACGGAAGCGAGCAACGCGATTCGAACCCTCGCGACCAATATCCTTCGACAACTCACGATCAGCCTCCGAGCTCAGAAGGCGGCAAAGTGGAACGGTCGACATAACTTTCGATGCGCTTGTCACCACAGCTTGGGGCGAGAGTGTATCAGTTGTTGGCTCGATCGATGCATTGGGTAGTTGGGACTCAGCAAACGCCATAGCGTTGTCGGCAGATCAATACACAGCAGATGATCCGCTATGGAGCGCGACAGTGAGCCTTGCATCAGGCACGAGCTTCTCATTCAAGTACATTCGCATTGGCGCAGATGGAGCCATAACATGGGAGGCAGATCCTGACCATTTCTACACTGTCGGTAACAACGCCGCAACAATATCAGACACATGGCAGCAAGCCTCATCCACGACGCCCACTACGACAGCAACATCTACTGCACCAACTCCAACATGCACCAACGGTCCAACATCTCGAGGCTGCTGGAGCAACGGTCTCAGCATCGAGACCGACTTCGACGAGAACTGGCCAACAACAGGACGAACCGTCTCCTACGACTTCACCATCACAAACACCACCCTCGCCCCCGACGGCTTCGAGCGTCAAGGCTTCGCGATCAACGGCCAATACCCCGGTCCCACAATCTACGCGAACTGGGGCGACATGATCTCCGTGACGGTCCACAACGAAATGCAAAACAACGGCACAAGCATCCACTGGCACGGTCTACGCCTCTACCATTCCAACGGCCAAGACGGAGTCCCCGGCGTGACAGAATGCCCCATCGCCCCAGGCCGCAGCAAGACGTACACCTTCCAAGCCACCCAATACGGCACCTCCTGGTACCACTCCCACTTCTCCTCCCAATACGGCGACGGCGTCCTCGGCCCTATCGTAATCTACGGCCCAGCAACAGCAGACTACGACGAAGACCTCGGTCCCTTACCCATCACAGACTGGTACTACCCAGGAATCTACGTCGTCTCCTCCCGCGCAATGCATCAAAACGCCCTCGCCCCCACCGCAGACAACGGCCTAATCAACGGCACAATGGTCTCGACCTCAGGCGGCGCGTACGCCCAGACGATCCTCAAAGCAGGCAAAAAGCACCGTCTCCGCCTCATCAACACGGCCGTCGACAACCACTTCCAATTCTCCCTCGACAGCCACAGCATGCTCGTCATCGCCGCCGACTTCGTGCCCGTCGTCCCCTACAACGCCTCTTGGGTCTTCATCGGCATCGGCCAGCGCTACGACGTAATCATAACCGCCGACCAGGAACCTGCATCCTACTGGTTCCGCGCCGAATCCCAGGATACCGCAGGTTGCGGGAGCAACTTCCAGAACGGTAACATTCTCTCCATCTTCTCTTACGAAGGATTCGAATCCTCTACGCCTGAATCTACGGCAACCGCGTATACGCAACGCTGCACAGACGAGACGGAAATCACATCCTACTGGAACTCCTACATCCCGCGCGGCGAAATCGTCTCCCCGAGTTCCTTTGCACAACTCGATACAGCAATAAACCAATCCACCCAATCCGACGACTCTATCAACCTGTTCTGGCAAGTCAACGGCTCCCCCCTCAAAGTCGACTGGTTGCAACCCACCCTCAAATCCCTCCGCGACGGCAACGACGCCGCCTGGCCGAGGTCCGCCAACATGATCGAACTACCTAGCGAGGGACAATGGACGTATTGGATTATCACCGAGGGCGTTGGGAGTCCTTTCACGGTGAATATTCCGCATCCCATACATTTGCACGGACACGATTTTTATGTTCTGGGTTGGGGCACGACGGGGTGGACCGACGACGACGCGGCGGGTTTAAACTACGACAGCCCTATCCGTCGCGATGTCGCCATGCTGCCGACCAACGGCTGGGTGGCCATTGCGTTTCAAACCAATAATCCCGGGGCGTGGATTATGCATTGTCACATC GCCTGGCACGCGGACGAAGGTTTCAGCGTGCAATTCCTCGAATCCAAGGATAGCATGCTCTCCATCGACCCTTTACCATCCGATTTCCAATCACAATGTGATGGGTGGGATGCGTACTACCCCACTAGCGCGGCGTATTTGCAGAGTGATGGTGGGATCTAg
- a CDS encoding Monooxygenase CTB7, giving the protein MTTDKRRILVNGGGPAGSVTAFWLAKAGFDVLVTERSTTKPLGQGVDVTNMAVDIMKYMGIYQTIKDSTTGEQGITLVDDDGKNVAPAVGTAPEKGGTLSVTQEIEIMRSDLTRVVADAAKALPNVEYRYGCTIEAIKQDEKGATVTLSTSSTPERFHAIIGADGTRSRVRNLAFSKHANDTCTDPKNTYVGFFSMAGDPSYDIPFAKLQHATGGRTAFIRPIDRGGRRSSGYIMCTKKDDALARVAESRSMDEHKDALATLFKDMRGVGPRILKGMYDAEDFYFTRIVQIKLDSWHSGRCALVGDAGYAPSPLTGQGTTLAIIGGYVLAGEMARSPDDLKVAFGRYRDVLKTFVEESQTIPLGGRAPELVNPQSEWGIWIVRTLFWFVSVTGVWRWFNFGNETIKVEIPEYEFKIKE; this is encoded by the exons ATGACTACTGACAAGCGAAGAATCCTCGTCAATGGTGGTGGCCCAGCAGGCTCGGTCACTGCCTTCTGGTTAGCAAAGGCCGGCTTCGATGTCTTGGTCACAGAACGTTCCACAACCAAGCCTTTAGGTCAAGGCGTCGATGTCACCAACATGGCAGTCGACATCATGAAGTACATGGGCATCTATCAGACGATCAAAGACAGTACCACAGGCGAGCAAGGCATCACACTTGTCGACGACGACGGCAAAAATGTAGCCCCAGCAGTTGGTACTGCTCCAGAGAAAGGTGGCACTCTCTCCGTCACCCAAGAGATCGAAATAATGCGCAGCGACCTCACCAGAGTCGTCGCGGACGCCGCAAAAGCACTGCCCAACGTCGAATACCGCTACGGCTGCACCATCGAAGCCATCAAGCAGGACGAAAAGGGCGCAACAGTAACCCTCTCCACCAGCTCCACCCCCGAACGCTTCCACGCCATAATCGGCGCCGACGGCACACGCTCTCGCGTCCGCAACCTCGCCTTCTCCAAACACGCCAACGACACCTGCACAGACCCCAAGAACACCTACGTCGGCTTCTTCTCCATGGCCGGCGATCCTTCCTACGACATTCCCTTCGCTAAACTCCAGCACGCCACGGGGGGCCGCACCGCGTTCATTCGACCAATTGATCGGGGAGGGAGGAGGTCTTCGGGTTATATTATGTGTACCAAGAAGGACGATGCCCTGGCCCGCGTGGCGGAATCTCGATCTATGGATGAACACAAAGATGCCCTGGCGACCCTCTTCAAAGATATGCGTGGTGTTGGACCGAGGATTTTGAAGGGGATGTATGATGCTGAGGATTTCTATTTTACGCGGATTGTGCAGATTAAGCTGGACTCCTGGCATAGTGGACGCTGCGCTCTGGTTGGAGATGCTGGGTATGCGCCCTCTCCTCTTACTGGTCAGGGCACGACGCTGGCGATTATTGGGGGGTATGTGTTGGCGGGTGAGATGGCCAGGAGTCCGGATGATTTGAAGGTGGCGTTTGGGAGGTATAGAGATGTTTTGAAGACGTTTGTGGAGGAGAGTCAGACGATTCCACTTGGGGGGAGGGCGCCGGAGTTGGTGAATCCGCAGAGTGAGTGGGGGATTTGGATTGTTAG GACGCTGTTCTGGTTTGTGAGTGTTACGGGGGTTTGGAGGTGGTTCAATTTTGGGAATGAGACGATTAAGGTCGAGATACCGGAGTATGAGTTCAAGATCAAGGAGTAG
- a CDS encoding F-box protein encodes MTVPYPLSNNSQHGEEVESLPERPVKRAKTHLLDAKEDSTLVRRHPLGVRPSGNALTSNVNLKASTGHFAALPDELIAQILEIFQPQDLLRLGGTCRALHAFTRNEELWRTLFVESSPQHFSWQGTWRSTYLSQSSEKEPRVDCSDLFSDVLHRPFYCAHVPLHPFAEFIPKANEISRLEDLSYDHFAADWYHQPFILTKPVKQWPVYNTWSTERLLEKYADVPFRAEAVDWPLRTYMEYMNNSRDESPLYLFDRAFAKKMNLTVTSKPSEEADYWPPTTYGPDAFSVLGDQRPDHRWLIVGPDRSGSTFHKDPNATSAWNAVLKGSKYWIMFPSSPSLPPPPGVFVSEDQSEVTSPLSIAEWLLGFHAEARKTPGCKEGICGEGEVLYVPSGWYHLVLNLEASIAITQNLVPRSMVGAVLHFLRDFPQNISGFSDAVKDPYGLFVDRLKEQDPELLEEGMKELERLSKIGKGWEELTKGGADDEHNVGGGFSFGFGGGDSDEEIP; translated from the exons ATGACTGTGCCATATCCGCTGTCCAACAACTCCCAACACGGCGAAGAGGTCGAGTCACTGCCGGAGCGACCGGTCAAGCGGGCGAAAACTCATCTACTCGATGCAAAAGAAGATTCAACCCTGGTGCGTCGGCATCCGCTGGGTGTCAGGCCGTCTGGAAATGCCTTGACTTCGAACGTCAACCTCAAGGCCTCGACTGGTCACTTTGCAGCACTGCCTGACGAGCTGATTGCTCAGATCCTTGAGATCTTTCAGCCACAGGACCTGCTCAGGCTTGGAGGCACATGTAGAGCTCTGCATGCGTTCACCAGGAACGAAGAGCTGTGGAGGACGTTGTTTGTAGA GTCATCTCCTCAACATTTCTCTTGGCAGGGCACATGGCGCTCTACGTATCTGTCGCAGTCATCAGAGAAGGAGCCACGAGTCGATTGCTCAGACTTGTTCTCTGATGTGCTGCATCGTCCATTCTACTGCGCTCACGTGCCTTTGCACCCTTTTGCAGAGTTCATCCCTAAAGCCAATGAAATATCAAGACTGGAAGACCTCTCGTATGATCACTTCGCAGCGGATTGGTACCATCAGCCATTCATCCTCACCAAGCCCGTCAAGCAATGGCCTGTCTACAATACCTGGTCCACAGAACGCCTGCTGGAGAAATACGCAGACGTGCCGTTCCGAGCAGAAGCGGTAGACTGGCCACTGAGGACCTACATGGAGTACATGAACAACAGTCGGGACGAAAGCCCTCTTTACCTCTTCGACCGAGCCTTCGCCAAGAAGATGAACTTGACAGTCACCTCGAAACCATCAGAAGAAGCAGATTACTGGCCACCGACCACATACGGCCCAGACGCCTTCTCAGTCCTTGGCGACCAACGACCAGACCACCGCTGGCTTATCGTAGGGCCCGACCGCAGTGGTTCCACATTCCACAAAGACCCTAACGCGACCAGTGCATGGAATGCCGTGCTGAAAGGCAGCAAGTACTGGATCATGTTCCCCTCCTCGCCATCACTTCCACCGCCTCCTGGCGTCTTTGTGTCGGAAGATCAAAGTGAAGTCACCAGCCCTCTCAGCATTGCAGAGTGGCTTCTTGGCTTCCACGCGGAAGCACGAAAGACTCCTGGCTGTAAAGAAGGTATCTGTGGCGAGGGCGAGGTGCTGTATGTGCCAAGCGGCTGGTATCACTTGGTACTCAACCTCGAAGCGAGCATTGCCATCACGCAGAATCTTGTGCCAAGGAGTATGGTCGGTGCTGTGCTGCACTTTCTCCGGGACTTCCCGCAGAACATCAGTGGGTTCAGTGATGCTGTGAAGGATCCGTATGGTTTGTTCGTCGACAGGCTGAAGGAGCAGGACCCAGAATTGCTTGAGGAAGGAATGAAAGAGCTGGAACGCTTAAGCAAGATCGGTAAAGGCTGGGAAGAGCTCACCAAAGGCGGTGCCGATGATGAACATAACGTTGGAGGTGGCTTCTCTTTCGGCTTCGGGGGCGGAGACAGTGATGAGGAGATACCGTAG
- a CDS encoding ATP-dependent RNA helicase eIF4A, which translates to MADSKGLEDIDAAQIESNYDETTDSFDAMNLKSELLRGVYAYGFERPSAIQQRAIMPVIKGNDVIAQAQSGTGKTATFSISVLQKIDPNIKACQALILAPTRELAQQIQKVVVAIGDFMNIECHACIGGTSVRDDMKALQDGPQVVVGTPGRVHDMIQRRVLKTDSMKMFVLDEADEMLSRGFTEQIYDIFQLLPQSTQVVLLSATMPQDVLEVTTKFMRDPIRILVKKDELTLEGIKQFYIAVEKEDWKLDTLSDLYETVTITQAVIFCNTRRKVDWLTDKLTARDFTVSAMHGDMDQGQRDVIMKEFRSGSSRVLIATDLLARGIDVQQVSLVINYDLPANRENYIHRIGRGGRFGRKGVAINFVTADDVRMMREIEQFYSTQIEEMPMNVADLI; encoded by the exons ATGGCTGACTCCAAGGGACTTGAGGACATCGATGCCG CGCAGATCGAGTCCAACTACGATGAGACCACCGACTCCTTCGATGCCATGAACCTCAAGAGCGAGCTCCTCCGCGGAGTCTACGCCTACGGTTTCGAGCGCCCATCTGCTATCCAGCAGCGCGCTATCATGCCAGTCATCAAGG GCAACGACGTGATCGCCCAGGCCCAGTCCGGTACCGGAAAGACCGCGACCTTCTCCATCTCCGTCCTCCAGAAGATCGACCCCAACATCAAGGCATGCCAGGCCCTCATCCTCGCACCAACCCGTGAGTTGGCCCAGCAGATCCAGAAGGTCGTCGTCGCCATTGGTGACTTCATGAACATCGAGTGCCACGCCTGCATCGGTGGTACCTCAGTAAGAGATGACATGAAGGCCCTCCAGGACGGTCCACAGGTCGTTGTCGGTACTCCAGGCCGTGTCCACGACATGATCCAGCGCCGCGTCCTCAAGACCGACAGCATGAAGATGTTCGTGCTCGACGAGGCCGACGAGATGTTGTCTCGCGGTTTCACTGAGCAGATCTACGACATCTTCCAGCTCCTCCCACAGAGCACCCAGGTCGTCCTTCTCTCGGCTACCATGCCACAGGACGTGCTTGAGGTCACCACCAAGTTCATGCGCGACCCAATCCGTATCCTGGTCAAGAAGGACGAGCTTACCCTTGAGGGTATCAAGCAGTTCTACATTGCCGTTGAGAAGGAAGACTGGAAGCTCGACACTCTGTCCGACTTGTACGAGACCGTCACCATCACCCAGGCCGTCATCTTCTGCAACACCCGTAGAAAGGTCGACTGGCTCACCGACAAGCTCACTGCTCGTGACTTCACCGTCTCCGCCATGCACGGCGACATGGACCAGGGTCAGCGAGACGTCATCATGAAGGAGTTCCGCTCTGGTTCTTCTCGTGTCCTCATCGCCACCGACTTGCTTGCCCGTGGTATCGATGTCCAGCAGGTCTCCCTGGTCATCAACTACGATCTGCCAGCCAACCGCGAGAACTACATCCACAGAATCGGTCGTGGTGGCCGTTTCGGACGCAAGGGTGTTGCCATCAACTTCGTCACCGCCGACGATGTCCGCATGATGCGTGAAATCGAGCAGTTCTACAGCACTCAAATCGAGGAGATGCCAATGAACGTTGCCG ATCTCATCTAA